The window atccgattgttttgtgacaataaagccgcatgtgacattgctcataatccagtacaacatgatcgtacaaagcatgtcgaggtggatagattcttcattaaggaaaagttggatgataagattgtggaattgcctaagattcgatcagaagatcaattggccgatatccttaccaaagctgtctcaagtcaagtgttctcaaaatttttagacaagttgggcatgtgtgacatctatgcaccaacttgagggggagtgttgagatattaggaatgttttccttatatcattctttccttatatcatttagtgttgagatattaggaatgtttagatattaggaaagttgagatattatgaatattgagatattaggaatattgagatattaggaatattgagatattaggaaagttgagatattaggatattagttgttatttccttatatcattctttccttgtatcattctttcccattcttagaatggtgattaccctctatatatactctgtacatgaacgaatgaaagtatgaatgaaaaaaactaccatttatcaatttgaagatatCATTTGGTCACTAGATTGCTTTTGGATAGCCACTTTATGGCTATTATTCCTCTAGAATTTACTTAGATAATGGTCACTTGTTTGATTAGCTTTGCTTTTCTGAATAAGCCAAAAAGAAGAAGCTAATTACCAAGCAACTAATTGACTGTTGGACCAAGCATGAGTATATGAACCATCAATGGatagttaaaattaattgtGCCTTCATTCTTATCTCCATTCATGTACAACTAATTAATATGCATATTTCAATATCAAATTCTTGTGAACTTTCGAATATATAATGCAATTAATAAGATACTAGAattgataaaatttgaatttgaattgaattaaatttaatcataactgattttcaaatttgaatgtTAACcacttcaaattttgaattttaagcTTCACTTTGAATCTTAAATGCAACCAGCATGGATCCTACCCATTAGTGTGCTGTTCAATTACTCTACTACAAGGGATCTAGATTGTTCTAGGCATCATGAAACATCTCAATTTTCCATTATCTTAATCTATCTTCAACTAATATCCTACACATAGGCTGATTAATGGCCGATATtttgatttcataaaaaatcGGGATTCACCTATAACTCTAGGACTATAATCCGATGGTTAATGACTGCTTCATTGGTAATCATCTTATCCTAAGCCTACTAATCTAGTGATCACAATATAGAATATTACTCTTTCCATgcattattgatattattagaATATCAATATTTATCATTGGGACAAGccatatcaaattcaaaattttttattttaacaattaaatttcaatcataaaaatctatattttctatatttaaatttataaatcattttaaataaaatatgattgatattatttttatgtattattaaaaatataatttatatttttaattaaaatattaatatcctGCTATAGTATTCAATAAGTGTATATTGAAAAGTACAATCAATCAAATTGTAGTATATGTGCATTGAAGTACAAAATAATGAAACCAATATATAGAACAATAAAACATAAATGTTTCATTATTGTTTATGTTTAATAATTCTATAAatgtttcattattttttatgttttattgttCTATATATTGGCTTCATTCTTTTGTACTTCAATGCTATTATTTGTATCTATTCCTATTCTtttgtaagttgatcatattaTTTGTACCTTTATTCAATAACTTAGATTTTATGTGTTAGATTGATTGAAGAATCtagtcattttctaaaataatttatgtCTCAAGTTTGGCTAGttatttcttcatgtttttatgactattcttaaaaaccatgaaaattatttttgcctttaaaataaaataaaaaaaaatttctatgacTAGTTGTTATCATTATTCTTTCGCAATCTAAAGAAAAGTTTTTCTGAGTCCTTTCAAGCATCTTTCTTGGCAAAATGTGGAGAGAGATTCTTGGAAAttggtgaaattgatgttttCTATCTCTTGAAACTTCTAAGCACTtggtaaaattaaatatttaatgtttaataatttaaataattttaaattaaattatacttcaattatttatatgaattctaatatttaattattacttaaatattaaggttgtttaccataaccaatttaatttttttttctaaactattaaattaatatattgacggttatatattatttatgcaaaaaaagaaacaatgcAAAAAAGAGACATAACTTATGAAAAGattgtattttaaatatatgaaacaaCATTTAAGGTCTTGTAAACATaacttaattttagaatttatatatatatatattaggaaCAAGTTTTCAATTATGCATAAAGCATCTCATCATCCTGTTGTTGTAAGTTCCCCCACCTTTTTTTCTTAAACGATCTCAAATTATAGTGATACTAATTTGAGAAACCTGTAAGTTTACCCTTGCTAATTAGTCTCAAATGGACGGATAATAAGAATGACAAATTGCTTGTGTGGTAGGCCATGAACTTTTAAAAATGCTCCTGTAGCTGAGTGGGTCCAAAGCATGGATTAAGACCACCAACCACCTCTTTGTAAATCCTGTGGCATATGTCGTCATGCTTGAGGGCATCCTCAAATGGTATTAAAGGGACTCTGCGGTGATTGTGGAAGcacccccaccaaaaccctCACTTCTAAAGCCTTCTGCTCTGCTCTCCCTCACCAAAAACACTCTCATGGCGGATACCAATTacaccaaacaaaagaaacgcaTTGAAAAATTGTACGaagctttgaaaaaagaaaCCCCGTATGTGGCCAAAGTCTGCGGTGATCAGCCTCCTAAATACCCATTGCAGAGAATTAGTAAGAGTCACAACAACACATTCCTTCATCTGGCCATTCGCTTCAAACAAAAGGATCTAGTAAACGAGTTACTGCAAAAGTTGACCGCAGACGGCTGCCATCCACTTTCCAATATCAAAAACGACGAAGGCAACACTATACTCCACCAACTAGCCTCCAGTAATACCATGAAAGATGTAGCAGAGAAGATGGTGGAGAGATATCAGGTCGAAGATCCGATGTTGCTAATTGCGCGTAACGACTTAGGAGAGACGCCTATTTTTGGTGCAGCCCGCTATGGTCAAATTGAAATGTTTAAGTTTCTGGCTGTGAACATGGATTTAAACAACAGGAGTGCACGAGAAGTTAAACGCCATTTGCAGAGGGATGATAAAAGAACAGTTCTTCATATTTCCGTCACCACTGAGTGTTTTGGTGAGTTATTATGCTCTGAGGTTCCGATTGGTTTGCCTTATAGGATAACATATTCATATCTTATGATATGAATTTCTTGtccaaataaaatatgatatttaacTAATGTATTCAATAAGCTATGATATGTTACacttatattttgtttgtaaaataaaaaacaaaaaaacaaaatgatatatatatatatatagctactttttaataataatttttttattttataaaataaataacattaaaaaggataaaaataaataagagatattttaaaaaataataaataatatatctcaCAACTTATTCTATCACAAGTTTGATTAAATGTAgaatataataagtaataagataatttattttatcttatcaaCAACCAAACATTAGATAAGATATAATATCTCTTCTCTTATTTATCTCATGTCATATCAAACCAATCAAATATAAGTTTAATTCATCtataaagttatgtttggttggcGAGATGAAATAGGGTAGGATATGTATATGGTACGATATCATATCCTATTAGATAGTAATTAAATATCATAAGATATGATTTCGAATGAGATATATAATAGTAATTAAATATCATaggatattatatatattaagataGCATATTCAATGAGATATATTATGTTATactatgtttatatttaatttgtaaaataaataaaaaaaatgatatgaaatatatattattcttaatgtttaaaataaacattatatcatattccattattttctatttaaaaaaattaagtttctcttatatttaacaatatcgatgattaaaatatttaaactttataataaaaaattttatattatgttattcaatatataaaattaatttttatatatattatatattaatattattttataatttttttaaccataaattgaatttataataaaaaaaattattttgcaaatgagtatataaaaaaataaaaataaaaataaaaaactgattaaaaaataaatttatgatatattagttatgtatatctcatatcttaacatgaaattaacatttctcatatagaaaaaataaataaaaaatggataataTATCTCATTGTGTATCTCATCCTATACTTGGTTAAATATTTGATAGGATAAGTGATGAGATAACTTATCTTATTTGATTACCAACTAAAcatgaaatatgatataatatttcttttcatctatataaattttaaatatttaatttcttttattgtatttaatttttcttcaagaatttcaacatatattaagcaagaaaatttggattttttttttacttcattttacAATCCAAACAAAGCCTTAGGTAGTGTTTTATAATCAGCATAAGtgctaaaaatttgaaatattagtGCATGATCTAATTAAAGTCTGGGTTGATGTGATTACAACTCTTTGAAGGAacaatttaagaaatatttttagcttcttgaaaatagatttattattatCCGTTTTGATACATgtcctgttttttatttttaaaataagaaaagagtagaagatattatatatatatatatatatatatttttaaatatattgaaaaggtaatggttttaaaataactgaggtatcaaaatattttaattacttcaaattttaaaaattttaaaaacatcataTAAATCTATACTTTTATATAAGAGATTCTAtcttttatatagaatttattaccatgatttgcttttaaaaataaaaactaaaaaacatatCCAAACCAACGTTTGGTTACCAAATTTAAATGagattatataaaatttttctaatttttaaacaaatattaacTTTGTGGTCTTTTGGCCAAAAGATACTATATTATAGCTTTTACCACTTtaaatcttaatattttcattcaaacaactttttaaatgtaatcaaatataaaataaaagagctTCTATTATTCCAGAAAACTCTTTTTTAGGTCTAAAAATGGTACCCAAAAGTGTATTGGATAACATAAATCATAACCCACTTcaagtctttaaaaaaaattatatttaattagttaagcTTTAAAAGCATGTGTTTGTACAATGGacgtttaagcttttaggacaTATCATTCAAACAACTTTTTAAatgtaatcaaatataaaataaaagagctTCTATTATTCCAGAAAACTCTTTTTTAGGTCTAAAAATGGTACCCAAAAGTGTATTGGATAACATAAATCATAACCCACTTcaagtctttaaaaaaaattatatttaattagttaagcTTTAAAAGCATGTGTTTGTACAATGGacgtttaagcttttaggacaTATCATGTCTTCTTTTAACCTAGATATCATGTGGATTatagaaatggggaaaattgaagaaaagaaaataaagaagaaactaaaagaaaagaatttttttttaaaattaaataataaatttaaactcaTTAAGCTTTTCTTAAATACaatcttcaaatttattattctttgtgtataaaaattgaagagttcataaaaatttataaaaattaaataatttatattttaattaattaattaaataagacAATTGATATGCATATTTCtctttcaaatatgttttggaATGCAAAGACAATATTAGGCTACTaatgtaatatttttgtttttttgcattatctctcaaaaattaaaatgaaatagacTTGGCCCTCATCATTGCGAGGATCTACCCAtgtttaattgaagaaaaagatCTTGATTCAATGACTGCTCTTCAATATCTCGCATGCAATCCAAGTGCATTtgggaaaaatacaaaaatgagaCCAGGAGTCATGGAGGAACTTATGATCACGTTAGATCCATTTAAAGAGCTCGGGAATAACCTCAAGAAGATATTCAATAGTGagtataatatatttaatttcttcctTGTCATCATCTATTCTTCATTTGCTCAATTAgtcttattttttcatttataaggcaacattattttagaaattgtGTTTGGCATTAATATAATTCCGAAATGTTATACATGTTTTTATATATTCgctctttttttgaaaaatttagttTGTAGTTTGGTTAATTAGCTATCTTATAAATTCcaatttattcttttgtttaatttacattattttttcaaaatagcaTATGAACATAATATGTTCTTGATTACATAGAACTACTTTAAGGGAAGTGAATCGAATAAAACAATGTATGATTTACATTCAAACGTTCAAATCAATCTAACTCAATTGAACCATTTAATggctttaaaatttatttgaaccCAATGGATGCAGCTTGATACATAGTAGAATGAAATTGAGCAAGTAAAATTTAATGTCTATAATAACTTCCATACTGTGAAATGGGGGCTTTAATGAATGTAAGTGTTTTATTCCTCAAATTTTCCTGTCTAATAAAATAAGGATTAGGTCGGATGGATTTTGTTTAATCAaatttggttcttttttttgTGTCATTCACCATTAGTCTTTTACCTCAATTTCTTATAATTTCTAAGTACTATCTATATTCATTTCTGTTacatatgtttattattttgttcagtGTGTACCAGCAAAGATAACACCTGGAATGGTGATACCAGCATGAAAAGTTATAAAAGGTGAGATATGAAAAGTTTTGGTTTGTACcttgcttatttattttaaaagcttGATGGTTAGTGTTTTTAAAAGCTCTTGCATAATAAActcaaaatataattagaaatttaaaatttaaggctTTGTTTAGAATTACttactttgttttaaaaaaaaaaattaaaacttctaAGTAAAAAGTAGAAACTCTTACACAAAGATAACTTATCTTATGTTctcaaaaattagtttaaaattttttaaatttgagtggtaatttaaaaaaaaaaaaaatcagttttaaaattataacattttcAATATAAGCTCAAcgaattcttatattttatataaaaattagtaagTGCATCCAAATGGACACAAAGATGTCATTTGTACACacttcttattttctatttttaaaattagaaagtgATGATAATACctctataaaatataaaaactctttaaaatttactttataaagataatgacttttaaaaattattttattttttttttaaaaattaaagataattgAATAtgtatcattattttatttgatatccttaaatatatttgaagttaatatatcatttttttaatagtaaatgGGTTTAATATATgtgttttcaaattcttcatattattactaaacattataaattttatcatgcatatataattttctttgataaaataacttaagtatgtatataattatttgttttatcatttcgttgagttttttttctcaatatttctatatgtttttatcatttttcatgtcACCAGTGTTTTTTATTCAaacttttgtttgattttaaaatccAACCATCAATATTTATGTAATCATTAGTTACTTTTGAATATAAGAGTAAAGACTCTTATACAAAAAGTATGAACTtaccttatattttttaaattattttttttttaaagtagtttttaaaaaccattgtCATTGCTAtataaatctttaaaaattcTTACATTTCATGGAAGAGTTAATGCTCAGCTCAAGCCTACTCCTAGGCTCAAAAAAggcttgaatttttcttttagatttcaTAAGAGAAATTCTTAGGATATTGATTTGTCactatatcaaattttgaatttgagtcAATAATGTAATTAGTTACATAAATTATATAGGAGATTATTAACTTAGGTATATAACTTTCAGCAAAGCTATGCAACATCTATATATGATGATTTTAACTTTAGATACAGAGATCTCACTTATTTGAAAGAGAAATTGTCCCAAGGAAGCTAATAAAagaagttaataaataaatcatgttttgACTAAGGTCCATTTGACATACTTTTAGGTAAGACTTTTTGGGTAAATTCAATAaaggatttttaaataaataaataaaattttaattttagaaaatttataatattacatACATTAgccttccctttttttttttttggaacaacTACGAGTACTTGCATTTTacttggaaaattaaaaaaaaaaaaatctatcttaGAATGTACTTAAATGCAATCAAGCACCTCTAAAAACAAGTGAATATTAAGACTTAATATATTAAGTGACTAACTTAAGGCAAAATAGATTaagtgaattttaaattttataatttgagaactctaagtctgcaaaaacaaatgaaactatttttttcCAAAGGACTACTTCTGATTGGCATTCAcctaatttttaataacttttaaagACTTCTATAAGGAAGTGAaaaaccgaaaaaaaaaaacggtttTCTTAATAGATCAATTTACCAATcactaggaaaaaaaattgtaaaatgttCTTCATCATTTATAATGgattaaattagaaatatattaTGGAAGGCTACTGTTGTTGGAGTACTCTAttgatataatattaatcaCAATATGTCTACTAATACTAGGTCATTTACTCATGGTGCTTTTCAGTATTTTAGTGAATTGAGTATCTCAATATTAGTTGTTTacttataaattaatatttatgaatttccATGTTTTAGtagttgatttttaaatttgtgaaacaCGTTCCTTATAAAAGCACTTTTTTATCAAATGCTTTTCAATGTTATGTCATATTAATCCCTAGTGTCTCACGTTACTGAATGTAGATGCTCTCCGACACTTCAAAGACTCACCAAGCTTTTGGTAGAGAAGGATGCTTCATGGCATGCTAGTATTGATTCTCAAGAAGCTGTCCCAAGTAACAATGAGGGGTTGAAAATAGAAGAACATTCTTCtgaattgttctcaaaaatagaTGGACAACAATCGAAAATAGAAGAACACTCCTTTGAATTGCTTCTGAAAAAATATGGACAAGAGTCTCGAAAAATGGAAGGACAAAACCCTCAAAAAATTGAAGGGCAAAACTCCAACAAGTGTAAGAAGAGCAATGAAACTCCATTATTTTTGGCAACAATATCAAACATTAAAGAGATTGTCGAAGAAATACTCTTATATCATCCTATGGAGCTTGAGCATACTAATAACGAGGGAATGAACATATTACAAGTGGCAATCCTTCATCAAGATGAAGAAATTTTTGATATGTTGGTAAAGTCTGAAGTGTTTCCAAGAAGACTATTTTTAGCTACAGATAACCAAGGAAACTCCTTACTACATATGGTTAGCCAAAATAGTCAAGCCAGTGAAAAGATGCAAAATCCTGCATTCCAGCTACGAAACCAGTTGATGCTCTTTCAGGTGCACTTCAACTAACCCATTAGTGATGAACATAATCATTGTGTCCATGCATACACTTATTTAAGCCATTTGATTATTAGTCTTCGTTacccaaaaaaaagaagttatgaggtaattgatgaaaaatatgtacCTCGGTTAGGAAAATGATAAGCCACTTATTGGGTACTAAATTCCAAATTTGAGTCATGCATTATTGTGGttaataaaaactaattcattgaataaaagtataaaatacTAGTTTTTgatgtaaaattaaataaaaccaaACTACTAGGAAATGCAATTTGAATACAATAAATAAGTCCTAAGTAGATATAaataaaaccattttaaaaagtataaacAAATAAGATCATGTTTACCATGTATCAATTTTTCTTTAGTCTTTACTTTTGTGTATTTTCATAtacttttaagtattttatATATGGAAATTAGTTTTTCGATATTGTATTGTAGAATGACCCATCAAGTTATCACTAAGGACTTTTTTAGATTTACACAAGGCTTAGTAAATGCATGGGAAAATAAACACATCAATGAGGTTCAAACTTAAGACCAAGCTAGTCTTGCCATATTAAAAAATGCTAATTAACTTGTGAGTTTTAAGTTACTAGATAATGAATGATATTCAGCTCACTTcgagtgaaagttaatattatgtttggttctagaaaagtattaaagaaagaaaaataatattgaaaaaaataatcttctcattttttgttttagtatataaaatataaaagacattaaaatataatgaaaattagttataaacttatgtcattttcaaattattgtcCTTGTATGAAAGaggtaaaataaatttgaagtaatatataaggataatttttattttaaatttattttttttattttttttacatttttcttttcttctacttttatcccttcaatttttttttaaaatcaaacataacctaaaagttCATGAGTCACCCTATTTTAATTTGAAGAATTTGTATAAAAAGGACAAGATAATCCACACATTTGGAggttattttttctaaaagatgGAGGATATTTTTTGTTATGGAATATGTGACTGCTCTTTTAATGAAATAACCCTTTGACTTTGATCCAGTGATAGATGGAAGGATTACAAACAACAAAAATGCTTATATGTATTACAATTGAACCATGGTGCTACTTGTGATTGTATGTGTGGGTGCAGGACGTGAAGAAAGCCTGTAAGATGCATTTGACCGAGCCTCTCAACAACGATCAAAAGACTGCTGAAGAATTATTTGCTGCTTCTAATGAAAATCTCCATAAAGACGCCCAGGAATGGCTAAGGGCTACCACTGAGAATTGCACCATTCTTTCTGTTTTCATAGCCACTGTTGCCTTCGCAGCAGCCTACACGGTACCAGGAGGTCCTAATCAAGAAACCGGCATTCCAATCCTTAAAGGTAAATCCTTGTTTGTGGTTTTCATTATGGCTGATGTGATCTCCCTCACTTTCGCTTTGACATCTGTGGGTATATTTCTATCCATCCTTACATCCACATTTCCACTACAACACTTCGAAACCTATCTTCTTAAGAAGCTGACGCtgggaattaaatttatggtCTTCTCGGTCTCAATGATGGCGGTGGCGTTTGGAGCCACTATAGTTTTGATCATGACACATAATTGGGAAAGTGTCTTTTGGTATGTGGTTGCATTTCTTCCTGttcccattttctttctctcatattCACCTCTACGTTCAGCAGTCCTGATGCGCAGCACAGAATTGGTCAAAAAATTTGTTCCAATTCTCCTTCTCCCCTTTTCATTTCCCACTTATGGGGCTAAAAAAGGACTCCTCTGGACCATGAAAAAGTTTCAGATTTATGGGAATAATATCCAACCACGTCAGCCAACTGCAGCTCCTTGTACTCGagtttgaaagaagaaaaagaatggcGTTTCAGAACTCTTTTCAGAGCACATGAATGGATGAATAATTACGTATCACCGGAATTGTCCTCTCCTTTTCTATTTCCAAGTAGTAATAGAACATGTCTGTGTGAAGTTAATTAGCATGTTGAGAGTGTTGTATTAATTGGTGACTCATTATGGTGCATGTAtgttttaaattctaattttagaGATTCTATTTAACtaaatttttattactttttcgATAGTATTTTGTTTTGTGAGAGTTATGAGCAGATGGGATGTTTTTGGGAGAGCATGAGGTTTCGTGTAA of the Vitis vinifera cultivar Pinot Noir 40024 chromosome 10, ASM3070453v1 genome contains:
- the LOC100854782 gene encoding uncharacterized protein LOC100854782 — translated: MADTNYTKQKKRIEKLYEALKKETPYVAKVCGDQPPKYPLQRISKSHNNTFLHLAIRFKQKDLVNELLQKLTADGCHPLSNIKNDEGNTILHQLASSNTMKDVAEKMVERYQVEDPMLLIARNDLGETPIFGAARYGQIEMFKFLAVNMDLNNRSAREVKRHLQRDDKRTVLHISVTTECFDLALIIARIYPCLIEEKDLDSMTALQYLACNPSAFGKNTKMRPGVMEELMITLDPFKELGNNLKKIFNMCTSKDNTWNGDTSMKSYKRCSPTLQRLTKLLVEKDASWHASIDSQEAVPSNNEGLKIEEHSSELFSKIDGQQSKIEEHSFELLLKKYGQESRKMEGQNPQKIEGQNSNKCKKSNETPLFLATISNIKEIVEEILLYHPMELEHTNNEGMNILQVAILHQDEEIFDMLVKSEVFPRRLFLATDNQGNSLLHMVSQNSQASEKMQNPAFQLRNQLMLFQDVKKACKMHLTEPLNNDQKTAEELFAASNENLHKDAQEWLRATTENCTILSVFIATVAFAAAYTVPGGPNQETGIPILKGKSLFVVFIMADVISLTFALTSVGIFLSILTSTFPLQHFETYLLKKLTLGIKFMVFSVSMMAVAFGATIVLIMTHNWESVFWYVVAFLPVPIFFLSYSPLRSAVLMRSTELVKKFVPILLLPFSFPTYGAKKGLLWTMKKFQIYGNNIQPRQPTAAPCTRV